The proteins below come from a single Chryseobacterium nepalense genomic window:
- a CDS encoding quinone-dependent dihydroorotate dehydrogenase, with amino-acid sequence MYKSLIRPILFKFDPEEVHHFTFAMLKNFGFITKLFLPKPIEDKRLEREVFGLKFKNPVGLAAGFDKNAVLFNELGDLGFGFVEIGTVTPRAQAGNPKKRLFRLIEDGGIINRMGFNNDGLEAAIEKLKGNKGKIIIGGNIGKNTDTTPENYTQDYLECFEGLHPYVDYFVLNVSCPNVGSHAKLEDVEYLRELITEVKKINQSKAVQKPILLKIAPDLNNNQLDEIIDLIAETKIDGIVVSNTSVNREGLKTSPEVLAQIGNGGLSGKPIRERSTKMIKYLSDKSNRSFPIIGVGGIHSAKDALEKLDAGATLVQLYTGFIYEGPELINDINKALLTRASRISR; translated from the coding sequence ATGTACAAATCGCTCATTCGCCCGATTCTTTTCAAATTTGATCCTGAAGAAGTTCATCATTTTACTTTTGCAATGCTGAAAAATTTCGGATTTATCACTAAATTATTTTTACCGAAACCTATTGAAGACAAACGTCTGGAAAGAGAAGTCTTTGGATTAAAATTTAAAAATCCCGTAGGACTGGCTGCCGGTTTTGATAAAAATGCTGTTTTATTTAATGAATTGGGAGATCTGGGTTTCGGATTTGTAGAAATAGGTACGGTTACGCCGAGAGCACAAGCTGGGAATCCTAAGAAGAGGCTTTTCCGTTTAATAGAAGATGGCGGAATCATCAACAGAATGGGTTTCAATAACGACGGACTGGAAGCTGCCATCGAAAAACTGAAAGGTAACAAAGGGAAAATCATTATCGGCGGGAACATCGGTAAAAATACAGACACCACACCGGAAAACTATACCCAAGATTACCTGGAGTGTTTTGAAGGTCTTCATCCTTATGTAGATTATTTTGTGCTGAATGTAAGCTGTCCGAATGTAGGAAGCCACGCCAAGCTGGAAGATGTAGAGTATCTGAGGGAGTTAATTACCGAAGTTAAAAAAATTAATCAGTCAAAAGCTGTACAAAAACCTATATTACTGAAAATTGCTCCGGATCTGAATAACAATCAACTTGATGAAATCATTGATCTGATCGCAGAAACGAAAATTGACGGAATTGTAGTTTCCAATACATCGGTTAACAGGGAAGGTTTGAAAACATCACCGGAAGTGTTGGCACAGATCGGAAACGGTGGTCTCAGCGGAAAACCGATTCGCGAGCGAAGTACGAAAATGATTAAATATCTCTCCGATAAAAGCAACAGATCTTTCCCGATTATTGGTGTTGGAGGAATTCATTCTGCAAAAGATGCCCTGGAAAAACTGGATGCTGGAGCAACGCTGGTGCAGCTGTATACAGGATTTATTTATGAAGGACCGGAATTGATCAATGATATTAATAAAGCGCTTTTAACACGGGCAAGCAGAATTTCAAGATAA
- a CDS encoding DUF445 domain-containing protein, with translation MNDEAKRKQLRKYKAFATGLFLLMAAIFIATTLLQKNVDSDWVGYVRAFSEAAMVGALADWFAVTALFRHPLGLPIPHTNLIENSKERLGDNLGSFVVSNFLSPQNIRPYMMKLKISGFVGEWLSKEKNQEILIKNLSDIVLDILNKLDDTAVSQFISKKVQEMTDDIKLNKIVGNGIGYIIEKNDHQRMVTNLSAQIKNYILENDELIKERVKKGSYTFIPSFVDNKIADKIATGLSDFFREIEEDPRHEIRNLITQKIHDFSVDLKEDPKWEEEFKIIKNDLLKGDKLNEYSNDIWVSIKNTLKNELQEEDSSLKKYISKNLDEFSENLKTDANLQNKIDDWIRVTAYKYILRNTHQFGNLISSTVGNWQGKELSEKLELEVGKDLQFIRVNGTLVGGLVGLVIYTIAHFFL, from the coding sequence ATGAATGATGAGGCCAAAAGAAAACAATTAAGAAAATACAAAGCATTTGCCACAGGACTGTTCCTTTTGATGGCGGCCATTTTTATTGCCACCACTCTTCTCCAAAAAAACGTAGATTCCGACTGGGTAGGTTACGTACGGGCTTTTTCTGAGGCAGCCATGGTAGGTGCGCTTGCCGACTGGTTTGCGGTTACTGCGCTTTTTCGTCATCCGTTGGGATTACCCATTCCTCACACCAACCTTATTGAAAACAGCAAGGAGCGACTGGGTGATAATCTCGGCAGTTTCGTGGTGAGCAATTTTCTTTCTCCACAGAATATCAGACCTTACATGATGAAGCTGAAAATTTCAGGCTTTGTGGGTGAATGGCTTTCAAAGGAAAAAAACCAGGAGATCCTCATTAAAAATCTTTCGGATATTGTTCTGGATATTCTCAATAAGCTTGACGATACTGCCGTAAGCCAGTTCATCAGTAAAAAAGTTCAGGAAATGACCGATGATATCAAACTTAATAAAATCGTAGGAAACGGGATTGGTTATATTATTGAGAAAAATGACCATCAGAGAATGGTAACCAATCTTTCGGCACAGATCAAAAATTATATTCTTGAAAATGATGAACTCATTAAAGAGCGGGTAAAAAAAGGAAGCTATACTTTTATTCCTTCTTTTGTTGATAATAAAATTGCTGATAAAATCGCCACAGGACTTTCAGACTTTTTCAGGGAAATTGAAGAAGATCCGCGACATGAAATCAGGAACCTGATTACCCAAAAAATTCATGATTTTTCCGTTGACCTGAAAGAAGACCCGAAATGGGAGGAAGAATTTAAAATTATTAAAAACGATCTTCTGAAAGGCGATAAATTGAACGAATACTCCAATGACATTTGGGTTTCCATCAAAAATACATTGAAAAACGAACTTCAGGAAGAAGATTCTTCTTTAAAAAAATATATTTCTAAAAACCTGGATGAATTCTCCGAAAATTTGAAAACGGACGCAAACCTTCAGAATAAGATTGATGACTGGATTCGGGTAACGGCTTATAAGTATATTCTTAGAAATACGCATCAGTTTGGAAACCTCATCAGTTCCACTGTAGGAAACTGGCAGGGAAAAGAGCTCAGTGAAAAACTGGAACTGGAAGTGGGGAAAGACCTTCAGTTCATCCGGGTGAACGGAACTTTAGTGGGAGGACTGGTCGGACTGGTTATTTATACGATTGCACATTTTTTTCTTTAA
- the msrB gene encoding peptide-methionine (R)-S-oxide reductase MsrB, translated as MQNEAKNNPYYSRTDRTAVNISNEEWKKILSPELYAVAREAATERAFTGKYNEFDELGEYYCAVCGNHLFRSTEKFSSSCGWPSFFEADKEGVYYKRDVTYGMDRVEVLCKRCDSHLGHVFDDGPKPTGLRYCMNSVSLEFVSDEQI; from the coding sequence ATGCAAAACGAAGCAAAAAACAATCCATACTACTCACGAACAGACAGAACAGCGGTGAATATTTCCAACGAAGAATGGAAAAAAATACTTTCGCCGGAACTCTATGCTGTAGCAAGAGAAGCGGCAACCGAAAGAGCCTTTACCGGAAAATACAATGAGTTTGATGAACTGGGAGAATATTATTGTGCGGTATGTGGAAATCATCTGTTCAGGTCTACTGAAAAATTTTCCAGCAGCTGCGGCTGGCCGAGCTTTTTTGAAGCAGATAAAGAAGGGGTTTATTATAAAAGAGATGTAACCTACGGAATGGATAGGGTAGAAGTACTTTGTAAAAGATGTGATTCCCACCTTGGGCATGTTTTTGACGACGGGCCGAAGCCTACCGGATTAAGGTACTGTATGAATTCCGTAAGCCTGGAGTTTGTTTCGGATGAACAGATATAA
- a CDS encoding murein L,D-transpeptidase catalytic domain family protein → MKGFYSLLSIVYMVTTSFYLSPEKKETKNEISTKKIERVADKKSENTTEKTVSSSEELYRSIAFEQGHELNEEVFFKALTGFENLKKAGLLNQDSHLLTVCDFSMSSNTKRLWVIDMNERKVLFNSLVAHGKNTGEEFATNFSNTDSSLQSSLGFYITDATYNGDNGFSLRLLGMDKGFNDAAYRRAIVMHGADYVSDEFAAMHKRIGRSWGCPAVPRDLTQPIINTIKGRNLLFIYYPDQNYLSKSEWLKTSI, encoded by the coding sequence ATGAAAGGATTTTATAGCTTATTAAGTATTGTTTACATGGTCACTACTTCATTCTACCTGTCACCAGAAAAAAAAGAGACAAAGAATGAAATCAGTACAAAAAAGATTGAAAGAGTAGCCGACAAAAAATCGGAGAACACCACAGAGAAAACAGTATCATCCTCAGAAGAGTTATACAGGTCTATCGCATTTGAACAAGGGCATGAGCTTAACGAAGAAGTTTTCTTCAAAGCCTTAACAGGGTTTGAGAATTTGAAGAAAGCTGGTTTGCTTAATCAGGATTCGCATTTACTTACGGTATGCGATTTTTCCATGTCCTCAAATACGAAAAGACTTTGGGTAATTGATATGAATGAGAGAAAGGTATTGTTCAACTCACTGGTAGCGCACGGTAAAAATACCGGAGAAGAGTTTGCAACGAATTTTTCTAATACCGATAGCTCACTTCAGAGCAGTTTAGGTTTTTATATTACGGATGCAACATACAATGGGGACAATGGATTTTCCCTGAGACTGCTGGGAATGGATAAAGGATTTAATGATGCGGCGTACAGAAGAGCAATCGTAATGCATGGCGCAGATTATGTAAGTGATGAATTTGCAGCAATGCACAAAAGAATCGGAAGAAGCTGGGGTTGTCCGGCTGTACCCAGAGATCTTACCCAGCCAATCATTAATACGATCAAAGGGAGAAATCTTCTTTTTATCTATTATCCTGACCAAAATTATCTTTCTAAATCAGAATGGCTGAAAACGTCAATATAA
- the fabF gene encoding beta-ketoacyl-ACP synthase II — MKRVVITGLGAVTPLGNNVGEFWKNSINGVSGANKITHFDTEKFKVHFACEVKNFDPKAHLTHNEIKRSDLFSQYAMYSTAEALKDSGLELENMDPFDTGVIWGTGQGGMWTFESEVMNFAAGDGTPRFNPFFVPKFIANMASGMISMKFGLQGINYTTISACATGNTALMDAFNYIRLGKAKVIVSGGSEAAITPASIGGFSIMKAMSTRNDDFATASRPYDADRDGFVMGEGAGALILEEYEHAKARGAKIYAELVGAAMTADAYHMTAPHPDGIGAIKAMQLALKEAQINTEDIDYINPHATSTPMGDLVELNGINKLFKGSKNLDISATKSMTGHLLGAAGAAEAILSIKAIETGIIPPTINLHNIDENIPRDINIVFGEAKEKTINYALSNAFGFGGHNATLIFKKFS, encoded by the coding sequence ATGAAAAGAGTAGTCATTACAGGTCTCGGCGCAGTAACACCTTTGGGAAACAACGTAGGAGAATTCTGGAAAAACAGCATCAACGGAGTAAGCGGAGCCAACAAAATCACTCATTTCGATACGGAAAAATTTAAAGTGCATTTTGCCTGCGAAGTGAAAAATTTTGATCCTAAAGCTCATCTAACGCACAACGAAATCAAAAGAAGTGATCTTTTTTCACAATACGCCATGTATTCAACAGCTGAAGCGCTGAAAGATTCAGGGCTTGAACTGGAAAATATGGATCCCTTTGACACCGGCGTGATCTGGGGAACCGGACAAGGCGGAATGTGGACCTTTGAAAGTGAAGTCATGAATTTTGCGGCAGGCGACGGGACACCAAGGTTCAACCCCTTTTTCGTTCCGAAGTTCATCGCCAATATGGCTTCAGGAATGATTTCAATGAAATTTGGACTGCAAGGAATCAACTATACAACGATTTCAGCATGTGCTACAGGGAATACGGCATTGATGGATGCTTTTAATTATATAAGGCTTGGAAAGGCAAAAGTTATTGTGAGCGGAGGATCCGAAGCAGCCATTACACCAGCTTCCATCGGAGGATTTTCCATTATGAAAGCAATGTCTACAAGAAATGATGATTTTGCAACTGCAAGCCGGCCTTACGATGCAGACAGAGACGGCTTTGTTATGGGAGAAGGGGCAGGTGCTTTAATTCTTGAAGAATATGAACATGCAAAAGCAAGAGGCGCAAAAATTTATGCAGAACTTGTGGGAGCTGCCATGACTGCGGACGCCTATCATATGACCGCGCCTCATCCGGACGGTATCGGAGCCATTAAAGCCATGCAGCTTGCATTAAAGGAAGCTCAGATCAACACGGAAGATATTGATTACATTAATCCTCACGCAACCTCAACCCCGATGGGAGATCTTGTGGAATTGAACGGAATAAACAAATTATTTAAAGGAAGTAAAAACCTCGATATCAGTGCAACAAAGTCGATGACAGGGCATTTGCTGGGGGCAGCAGGAGCCGCCGAAGCGATTTTATCCATTAAAGCCATCGAGACAGGAATTATCCCGCCAACTATTAATCTTCACAACATAGATGAAAATATTCCCAGAGATATCAATATTGTTTTTGGAGAGGCTAAAGAGAAAACCATCAATTACGCTCTGAGCAATGCTTTTGGTTTCGGTGGCCATAATGCAACATTGATTTTCAAGAAGTTTTCATAA
- a CDS encoding PaaI family thioesterase: protein MDRLAQLKQFIGKEFTQSPSPFMKWLNPVILSAEEGQLEFQYTIRHEWLNPVGNLHGGITAAIIDDIIGATMFSLNEKSFITTINNVIDYFSTAKENDIIVAETKIIKRGKQFINVQCEIWNADKSRIIARGTSNLFKINN from the coding sequence ATGGACAGACTTGCGCAATTAAAACAGTTTATAGGAAAAGAATTCACCCAATCGCCATCCCCTTTTATGAAATGGCTGAATCCTGTAATTCTTTCCGCAGAAGAAGGACAATTGGAATTTCAATACACCATACGACACGAATGGCTTAATCCTGTGGGAAATCTCCATGGTGGCATCACAGCCGCAATTATCGACGATATCATTGGCGCTACTATGTTTTCGTTAAATGAAAAATCTTTCATAACTACCATCAATAATGTCATTGATTATTTTTCTACCGCCAAAGAAAATGATATTATTGTTGCAGAAACAAAAATCATTAAAAGAGGAAAGCAATTCATAAATGTACAGTGTGAAATCTGGAATGCAGACAAATCACGGATTATTGCAAGAGGAACTTCCAATTTATTCAAAATAAACAATTAA
- a CDS encoding acetyl-CoA C-acetyltransferase, which produces METKRVAIVGYNRIPFARINTAYTEKSNQDLLTAALNGLIHRCNLQGKLLGEVAGGAVIKHISESNLIRESVMETALDPATPGCDLQQACDTGIEAAIYIGNKIALGQIESGIACGVEAMSNIPFETSVRLRKALLKANKEKSVFSKIKQLLNPKLKDWMPVPYKGQEPKTGLVMGGHTEITAKYYKIYREDQDLLAFKSHQNMAKAYDEGFFDDMISPAFGLNKDNNLRRDTSLEKLAQLKPAFDKQNGTLTAGNSTPFTDGASAILLASEEWAKENNLPVLAYITYAEVAGIEYVENKQNLLLAPVFAADRMLKKAGMNLEDFDYYEIHEAFAAQVLATLKIWENDDVAKKFGLEKSLGKIDRNKLNVKGGSLAAAHPFAATGGRIIATLAKLLDEKGSGKGFISICAARGQGVTMILEK; this is translated from the coding sequence ATGGAAACAAAAAGAGTGGCCATCGTAGGATACAACAGAATCCCGTTTGCCAGAATTAATACTGCTTATACGGAGAAGAGCAATCAGGATCTGCTGACTGCCGCACTGAACGGGCTGATCCACCGCTGCAACCTTCAAGGAAAACTTTTGGGAGAAGTTGCCGGAGGCGCTGTTATTAAACATATTTCCGAAAGCAACCTTATCCGGGAATCGGTGATGGAAACGGCTCTTGATCCCGCCACTCCCGGATGTGACCTTCAACAGGCCTGTGACACAGGAATTGAAGCAGCAATTTATATTGGAAATAAAATTGCTTTAGGCCAGATCGAGAGTGGTATTGCCTGTGGCGTTGAAGCGATGAGCAATATTCCATTCGAAACCTCTGTCCGATTGAGAAAAGCTTTACTAAAGGCCAATAAAGAAAAATCTGTTTTCAGTAAAATCAAACAACTATTAAACCCGAAATTGAAAGACTGGATGCCGGTTCCATACAAAGGACAGGAACCTAAAACGGGGCTTGTGATGGGTGGACATACGGAAATTACTGCAAAATATTATAAAATTTACCGTGAAGATCAGGACCTACTGGCATTTAAAAGCCACCAGAATATGGCAAAAGCATACGATGAAGGTTTCTTCGATGATATGATCTCTCCTGCTTTCGGATTGAATAAAGACAACAATCTCCGCCGCGACACAAGCCTTGAAAAACTGGCCCAGCTAAAACCCGCCTTTGATAAACAAAACGGAACTTTAACAGCGGGAAATTCCACACCGTTTACCGATGGCGCTTCTGCCATTTTACTTGCCAGTGAAGAATGGGCAAAAGAAAATAATCTTCCGGTTCTGGCCTATATCACATATGCTGAAGTAGCAGGAATAGAATACGTCGAAAATAAGCAGAATTTATTGCTTGCTCCGGTTTTTGCCGCCGACAGAATGCTGAAAAAAGCAGGAATGAACCTTGAAGATTTCGATTATTATGAAATTCATGAAGCTTTTGCTGCACAAGTTTTAGCGACATTAAAAATCTGGGAAAACGATGATGTGGCCAAAAAATTCGGACTTGAAAAGTCATTAGGAAAAATTGACCGGAATAAACTGAACGTGAAAGGCGGAAGTCTTGCTGCCGCACATCCTTTCGCGGCAACAGGGGGAAGGATCATTGCCACTCTGGCAAAACTTTTAGATGAAAAGGGCAGCGGAAAAGGTTTCATTTCCATTTGTGCAGCCCGCGGGCAGGGCGTTACCATGATATTAGAAAAATAA
- a CDS encoding TetR/AcrR family transcriptional regulator, translating to MSKAEKTRQFIIEKTASLFNTKGYTSTSLSDITATTGLTKGSIYGNFENKDQVALEVYKYNAGLLKQSMSRSFGDEFPSTMDKLNAFVAFYRKNWQSVFLNGGCPLMNAATEADDTFPLLKKQVTQSFTEWISKISEVIIEGQKSGELSANADSEEYASLFIMLIEGGILLSKTTGEEKFLNQALDRVLHIINKELNIHPS from the coding sequence ATGTCTAAAGCTGAAAAAACAAGACAGTTCATCATTGAAAAAACGGCATCTCTTTTTAACACCAAGGGATATACCTCTACATCACTTTCAGACATTACAGCAACTACCGGGCTCACAAAAGGAAGCATCTACGGAAATTTTGAAAATAAAGATCAGGTCGCTTTAGAAGTATATAAATACAACGCCGGTCTTTTAAAACAAAGCATGTCCCGGTCTTTCGGTGATGAATTTCCCTCTACGATGGATAAGTTAAATGCATTTGTTGCATTCTACAGAAAAAACTGGCAGTCGGTTTTTTTAAACGGAGGTTGTCCGCTGATGAACGCTGCCACCGAAGCTGATGACACTTTTCCTTTACTTAAAAAGCAGGTAACTCAATCTTTCACAGAATGGATCTCCAAGATTTCGGAAGTAATTATAGAAGGTCAGAAAAGCGGAGAGTTGTCTGCCAATGCTGATTCGGAAGAATATGCTTCACTTTTTATTATGCTGATTGAAGGCGGAATCTTATTATCTAAAACAACCGGAGAAGAAAAATTTTTAAACCAGGCATTAGACAGAGTTTTACATATCATTAACAAAGAACTGAATATACATCCATCATAA
- a CDS encoding OsmC family protein yields the protein MRRNATAVWNGNIKEGKGHLTTQSTTLNETQYSFNSRFADGVGTNPEELLAAAHAGCFTMKLSAELSQAGFTPEELKTTSVITLDPSVGKITKSELTLTAKVPGISEEEFQKYAKIAEEGCPVSAAFNFEITLNATLEN from the coding sequence ATGAGACGTAACGCTACAGCCGTTTGGAACGGTAACATCAAGGAAGGTAAAGGACATTTAACTACCCAAAGCACAACCTTAAACGAAACGCAATATTCATTCAACAGCCGTTTTGCGGACGGAGTAGGCACAAATCCTGAAGAATTGCTGGCTGCAGCTCATGCAGGATGTTTTACCATGAAATTAAGCGCAGAACTTTCCCAGGCAGGATTTACCCCTGAAGAATTAAAAACAACTTCTGTAATTACCCTTGATCCTAGTGTAGGAAAAATTACAAAATCAGAGCTTACTTTAACGGCAAAAGTTCCGGGAATTTCAGAAGAAGAGTTCCAGAAATATGCTAAAATTGCAGAAGAAGGATGCCCTGTAAGCGCTGCATTTAATTTTGAAATTACCCTAAACGCAACTTTAGAAAATTAA
- a CDS encoding helix-turn-helix domain-containing protein, with protein sequence MSQTLIFEDQYKRLGIENFWENNLETINGNKFRYDIKIMFIPAGYEISVDFNYFEITQPSLFFLTNQHVKIIKAQEKAKLLYYNRDFYCIQIHDKEVACDGLLFHNIFEIPFVELDNEENIIIQQLFQNIEHELESKDSSAEEMIRTYVKQIIIRATRKWKKQNLDKGSIKVPSNEVDIFRDFSRLMEIHFREKHNVSEYAELLHIAPKTLTHKFKSLQLESPNQLIINRIILEAKRLLIYTDKTVKEIAYDLGYEDPAYFNRLFTNKTGNTPAHFKKSYTSGKKYNI encoded by the coding sequence ATGTCGCAAACGCTTATTTTTGAAGATCAGTATAAAAGACTCGGTATTGAAAATTTTTGGGAAAATAACCTTGAAACCATTAATGGTAATAAATTTCGTTATGACATTAAAATCATGTTTATTCCGGCGGGTTATGAGATATCGGTAGATTTTAATTACTTTGAGATTACTCAGCCCAGCCTTTTTTTCTTAACGAATCAGCATGTCAAAATTATAAAAGCGCAGGAAAAGGCAAAATTACTATACTACAATCGTGATTTTTACTGTATCCAAATCCATGATAAAGAAGTTGCTTGTGACGGACTTTTATTTCATAATATTTTCGAAATTCCTTTTGTAGAGCTTGATAATGAAGAAAACATCATCATTCAGCAGCTTTTTCAAAATATAGAGCACGAGCTTGAATCGAAAGATTCTTCTGCAGAAGAAATGATCCGGACGTATGTGAAGCAGATCATCATCCGCGCTACCAGAAAATGGAAAAAACAGAACCTTGACAAGGGATCTATAAAAGTCCCCAGTAATGAAGTCGACATTTTCCGGGATTTCAGCAGGCTTATGGAAATCCACTTCAGAGAAAAACATAATGTATCTGAATATGCAGAGCTTCTGCATATAGCTCCCAAAACATTAACCCATAAATTTAAAAGTCTACAACTAGAATCTCCCAATCAGCTAATCATCAACAGAATAATTCTTGAAGCCAAAAGACTTCTTATTTATACCGATAAAACCGTAAAAGAAATTGCCTATGATTTGGGATATGAAGATCCGGCATATTTCAACCGCCTCTTTACGAACAAAACAGGAAATACTCCTGCGCATTTCAAAAAAAGTTATACATCGGGAAAAAAGTACAACATTTAA